The following proteins come from a genomic window of Nicotiana tomentosiformis chromosome 12, ASM39032v3, whole genome shotgun sequence:
- the LOC104110342 gene encoding F-box/kelch-repeat protein At3g23880-like: MPDNFIAHDNIIDVLIKLPVRSLLRFKLVCKSWRSLIEDRQFINLHQDRCKSDIKNYQNQKIFLSCFGMVTEQIYHYSLDAPSLQRDSVVSLIKPPTIPESSWGGKVYVNSCSGLFVLALSPYNIVLWNPTIRESRKIPSPISIHGEEQSYTFYGLGYDSPSSKDDYKIVRLGLIYHPDGHDVQIFSTKSDSWKLIGKLPVSYDIEGDMVVADGIVYMIINEPPDNKFILSLCLKNENFEEILFQGRRDLIMEKPNLFTVEGCLCLTKFSSLINELADFEVWRMKKNGTMSYSWSKVLAITVPVPDDNWLCTRIHVLPVSFMKDGGILFRRSKAELVIYDPKTQKFEEVKTAGLEASLYLYGAVTYVETLISPNAL; the protein is encoded by the coding sequence ATGCCTGATAACTTTATTGCCCATGATAATATTATCGATGTACTGATAAAACTTCCTGTGAGATCACTTTTACGGTTCAAACTCGTTTGCAAATCATGGCGTTCACTAATTGAAGATCGTCAATTCATCAATCTTCACCAAGATCGATGCAAAAGTGAtataaaaaattatcaaaatcaaaaaatctTTCTGAGTTGTTTTGGAATGGTGACGGAGCAAATCTACCACTACTCCTTAGACGCCCCTTCACTTCAACGTGATTCTGTTGTCTCTCTTATTAAGCCTCCAACAATTCCAGAATCTTCATGGGGTGGTAAAGTATATGTGAATTCTTGCAGTGGGTTATTTGTTCTAGCTCTCTCTCCTTACAATATTGTCCTGTGGAACCCGACCATCAGAGAATCAAGAAAAATCCCAAGTCCAATCTCCATTCATGGTGAGGAGCAGTCCTATACTTTTTATGGTTTAGGGTACGATTCTCCATCTTCCAAAGACGATTACAAAATTGTTAGACTAGGATTAATATATCATCCAGATGGACATGATGTTCAAATATTTTCGACCAAGAGTGACTCGTGGAAATTGATTGGGAAGCTACCCGTAAGCTATGACATCGAGGGAGATATGGTTGTTGCTGATGGAATTGTTTATATGATCATAAATGAGCCACCCGACaataaatttattttatctttgtgtttgaaaaatgaaaattttgaagaaatattgTTTCAAGGTCGTCGGGACCTAATAATGGAAAAACCAAATTTGTTCACTGTTGAAGGATGCCTTTGTTTGACAAAGTTTTCGTCCCTTATTAATGAGTTGGCCGATTTCGAGGTTTGGCGTATGAAAAAGAATGGAACCATGAGCTATTCATGGAGTAAAGTATTAGCAATTACAGTGCCAGTGCCAGATGATAACTGGCTTTGTACAAGAATCCATGTCCTTCCTGTGAGCTTTATGAAGGATGGAGGCATCTTATTTCGGAGGAGTAAAGCTGAATTAGTAATTTACGATCCAAAAACACAAAAGTTTGAAGAAGTTAAAACTGCTGGGCTTGAAGCATCACTTTACTTGTATGGTGCAGTAACATATGTGGAGACTTTAATCTCTCCTAATGCTCTCTAG